The Perca fluviatilis chromosome 18, GENO_Pfluv_1.0, whole genome shotgun sequence genomic interval TCCTCTAGTCTCTCACAGAGGTTTGACATATATTTGCTTCCTGGTCACCACATCTGATGTTTCTACAATATCTATACATTTACTGCCTGTGATGTGATTTATTACTTGATTACTTggcttgaaaataaaaattggatAACTTCCTTCTTGTAGGAAAAGGGGACCAGAAGAGTGGAGctaaaggagagaagacactaaaTGACTTTGCGGTTGAATATGCCAAATCGAACCGCAGCACATGCAAAGGCTGTGATCAGAAAATAGAAAAGGTTAGCTCCCACATTTATTTGCACACatgaaaacagtttttttatatatatatatatatacacatacatatatatgtattatcGACTCCCCTTCAGGATCAGATCCGTGTATCCAAGAAATCTGTGGACCCAGAGAAGCCCCAGCTGGGTCTTATCGACCGCTGGTACCACACTGCGTGTTTTGTGAGCCGTAGGGAGGAACTGGTCTTCAAGCCTGAATACAGCGCCGGCCAGCTGAAGGGTTTCAACGCACTACGGACAGAAGACAAGGAGGAACTTAAGAAGAGGCTCCCTGCTGTCAAAACTGAAGGGTGAGACAAACAAGAGCAGATATTATTTTGTGCAGGTTGTACTTTCATGAGTTTGGAACATACAGTGTTCAGTGTTTGGGATCTTAGCTCTGGTGTGCGTTTCGAACAGCCGCCCCGTCTCTATCATCCCCGCTGGCTGCATTTGAAGCCTCTCTGTCTCGCAGCGTCCCGCAGCACATGAAAATTGCCTTAAAGGTGTCCCTGAAAGCTGTCATCGTGTATGCATACAGGAAGGGGTTGACAGCAGAGTTGGCGTGTGACAGGATGATGGCAGTGAGCAGAAGCTCCAGCGGCACAGGGCAGTGTGGGcagagcagcaggaagcagTTGATGATGTGGAGTGGGATCCAGCAGATTGTGAAGAGGAACAGAACCAGAAAAAGTGTAGTGGCAGTCTTCATCTCTCTGCGCATGCTTGCTGCAGCTCTCGTCTGTCGCTCCCCTCTGCCACTTTGCTCGGATGCGATGCGCCTTACCTGCCGCTTGACCATGACAAAAATGTGGGCATAGATGAGAAACATGATCGCTAAGGGTGTCAGCACACAGGCAAAGAAGTTGAAATAGACCATGTAGGTCATGTCCACCACCAAGACAAAGAAACAGTTGCCCGATTCAGGTGGTGTCTTATACCAGCCCATCAGAGGCACAAGCCCGATGATAAAGGCCAGCAGCCACGTGGTCAGGATCACGAGCACGGCGTTGCGAGGCGTCATCAGGACCTGGTAGCGGAATGGCATGAAGATGGCCACGTAGCGCTCCACAGCCACTGCCAGCAGGCTGAAGATGGAGCTCTGGgtgaacattattaaaacactcAGCATGAGCAGACACAGGTAGAGGCTGTGACGTGGTAAACCAATGTCCGTCAGGATGGCACAGGGGATGGCAATCACGCCCACACAGATGTCAGCGACTGCGAGCGAGACCAGGAAGTAGTTGGTGACAGTGTGTAACTTGCGGTTGATGGCCACGGCAGCACAGACCAGGACATTGCCGACTGTCGAGAGAAAGGCGATGACGAGCTCAGCCGCCATGTACGCCACATTAGGGGAAATCGCCAGGTCAGCAGGCGGAGGCGAAGTAAGAGAGGAGTTGGTATTGGAGGAGGAAGGAGTCCAGGAGTCTTGTAAAGGCTGCAGGAAAGGAGAAGTGTAGAGGGTCAACAGTGCAGTGGTGTTCTCCATGGTTCTCCCTAAAGAAAGAAATCCGATTGAAGTTAGAAGTTAAGCCTAATTGCTCAGTGTGTCGTTGAAATACAAGAAAGCAGTAAAATTACTCACCAATCTACAGCCGTATGGTTCTTtttaaaactgtgttcttactcaAGAAACGTATGACTCCCTCGTCGTTATTCTGACAGCAGCCATGCTGATACtgcacacacattaaagagcACATGCACACTTCTGTTTGAACAAATTTGGAGG includes:
- the LOC120546711 gene encoding adenosine receptor A1-like, which gives rise to MENTTALLTLYTSPFLQPLQDSWTPSSSNTNSSLTSPPPADLAISPNVAYMAAELVIAFLSTVGNVLVCAAVAINRKLHTVTNYFLVSLAVADICVGVIAIPCAILTDIGLPRHSLYLCLLMLSVLIMFTQSSIFSLLAVAVERYVAIFMPFRYQVLMTPRNAVLVILTTWLLAFIIGLVPLMGWYKTPPESGNCFFVLVVDMTYMVYFNFFACVLTPLAIMFLIYAHIFVMVKRQVRRIASEQSGRGERQTRAAASMRREMKTATTLFLVLFLFTICWIPLHIINCFLLLCPHCPVPLELLLTAIILSHANSAVNPFLYAYTMTAFRDTFKAIFMCCGTLRDREASNAASGDDRDGAAVRNAHQS